One genomic segment of Bacillota bacterium includes these proteins:
- a CDS encoding B12-binding domain-containing radical SAM protein, producing the protein MKVALIQPARDYYIGFQHVAMTEPLGIEAVAGALGAHDLYLLDMRIDKNLEKFLLRCKPDAVGVAVPFTNAVYAGQEVLKTVRRVLPKAYTFVGGHHAALNPTDFFGRCDVIVAGEGEQVTAELLSCVEDGKDFSDIPGLMFIKDGEPYSTGERPLIDKLDNLPLVNRSIAASYAEKYFFRDMAPVTMIETARGCPYRCTFCSVWKFNRGRYRQKSPERVLEEIKQAPTDNVLFSDDNFMSNVTRAKKIAKLIKDSGIKKRYGCQARTDTIAKHPELIRQLREAGLSWVLIGFESFDEEHLAKLNKKNNVESNMEAVKVLHDNDIDIWAAFIVDPEFGRKEFRQLQKYIKRLKVSSCQITVLTPLPGTDLFREKLHQLTSRNYELFDFFHAVLPTKLPLKEFYREFCKLYRRVAITPNILEAFKSPSNFSIRNIMQGIQIYNNLLRAKSYLKGHLQAEPKY; encoded by the coding sequence ATGAAGGTTGCGTTGATACAGCCCGCACGTGACTATTATATTGGTTTTCAGCACGTCGCCATGACTGAGCCTCTTGGAATAGAGGCTGTTGCAGGTGCTCTGGGAGCACATGATTTATATCTGCTGGACATGCGGATTGATAAAAACCTCGAGAAGTTCCTCCTTAGATGTAAACCGGATGCCGTGGGTGTAGCAGTCCCATTTACTAACGCTGTTTATGCTGGCCAGGAGGTTCTTAAAACAGTCCGTAGGGTTCTTCCAAAAGCATACACGTTTGTTGGCGGACATCACGCGGCGCTTAATCCAACAGACTTTTTTGGCCGCTGTGATGTAATAGTAGCTGGTGAAGGAGAGCAAGTAACAGCTGAGCTATTAAGCTGTGTTGAAGATGGCAAGGATTTTTCTGACATCCCTGGACTTATGTTTATAAAGGATGGGGAGCCTTATTCCACTGGAGAGCGGCCGCTGATTGATAAGCTTGATAATTTGCCCTTGGTGAACCGCTCTATTGCAGCATCTTATGCGGAGAAGTATTTCTTCCGCGATATGGCTCCAGTAACTATGATTGAGACAGCACGCGGATGTCCGTATCGCTGTACTTTTTGTTCAGTTTGGAAATTCAACCGCGGACGTTATCGCCAGAAGAGCCCGGAGCGAGTTCTTGAAGAGATTAAGCAGGCCCCGACAGACAATGTCTTGTTTTCGGATGATAACTTTATGAGCAATGTGACGCGGGCAAAGAAGATAGCTAAACTGATTAAAGATTCTGGAATTAAAAAACGCTACGGCTGCCAGGCAAGAACTGATACTATAGCAAAACATCCCGAATTAATACGCCAGCTACGTGAGGCTGGTCTTAGCTGGGTTCTTATCGGGTTCGAGAGTTTTGATGAAGAGCACCTTGCAAAGTTGAACAAGAAGAACAACGTCGAGTCCAACATGGAGGCGGTTAAGGTGCTTCATGACAATGATATCGATATATGGGCCGCATTTATAGTCGACCCGGAGTTTGGACGAAAAGAGTTTCGCCAGCTCCAGAAATACATTAAGCGGCTCAAGGTTTCATCTTGCCAGATCACTGTGCTGACGCCACTTCCTGGAACGGATCTATTTAGAGAGAAACTGCATCAACTTACAAGCAGAAACTATGAGCTATTTGATTTTTTCCACGCCGTTCTTCCAACTAAGCTACCGCTAAAAGAGTTTTACCGAGAATTCTGCAAGCTTTACAGGCGGGTCGCTATTACTCCTAACATATTGGAAGCTTTCAAGTCGCCATCAAATTTCTCTATTAGAAATATCATGCAGGGGATACAAATATATAATAATCTGCTCAGGGCAAAAAGCTATCTGAAAGGACACTTGCAAGCAGAGCCTAAATATTAA
- a CDS encoding ABC transporter ATP-binding protein gives MNAVEIRDLTKRYGKIKALDHLNLDVPQGQVFGFLGPNGAGKTTTTRMLAGLAYPTSGSIIILGHDIAKDSVPVKRLMGYLPDVPAFYGWMRAKEYLTFTGELFGLSGLDLKKRVNSLLDAAGLSGNNRPIETFSRGMKQRLGIAQAFINDPAILLMDEPTSALDPIGRKEVLDMIKSLSEEKTVFFSTHILADAERVCDSVAIIDRGRLVAQGGLQELKDKYVKPVFTVEVDANAELLANKLKSIPWITSVDTDKNTVSINVSDVKAAQVEIAGIIADTGLPLRRLDLKETTLEDIFVNLVQGESR, from the coding sequence ATGAATGCCGTTGAGATAAGAGACCTCACGAAACGATATGGTAAAATTAAAGCACTTGACCACCTTAACCTCGACGTGCCCCAAGGGCAGGTTTTCGGATTCTTAGGACCAAATGGTGCCGGCAAGACGACAACAACTAGGATGCTTGCTGGTCTAGCATATCCAACAAGCGGCTCAATAATAATTCTTGGCCATGATATAGCAAAGGATAGCGTACCGGTTAAAAGGCTGATGGGATATTTGCCAGATGTCCCTGCTTTTTATGGGTGGATGAGAGCAAAGGAATACCTTACTTTCACTGGAGAGTTATTTGGCCTTAGCGGATTGGACCTGAAAAAGCGGGTTAACTCACTTCTCGATGCTGCTGGACTATCAGGTAATAACCGGCCGATCGAAACATTCTCACGAGGAATGAAGCAAAGGCTCGGCATTGCGCAGGCTTTTATAAACGATCCCGCTATTCTCCTCATGGATGAGCCTACCTCAGCACTTGATCCGATCGGGCGTAAGGAAGTTCTTGATATGATCAAATCTCTCTCTGAGGAGAAAACAGTTTTTTTCTCCACTCACATCCTTGCCGATGCCGAGAGAGTTTGCGACTCAGTAGCGATAATCGATCGAGGTCGCCTGGTAGCTCAGGGAGGTCTGCAGGAGCTTAAAGATAAATATGTTAAACCGGTTTTTACTGTGGAAGTGGATGCCAACGCCGAACTGCTGGCAAATAAGCTAAAGTCAATCCCCTGGATAACATCAGTAGATACCGACAAGAACACGGTCTCAATCAACGTATCAGATGTAAAAGCCGCTCAGGTTGAGATCGCAGGCATCATCGCGGATACCGG